A part of Streptomyces sp. NBC_01235 genomic DNA contains:
- a CDS encoding cytochrome P450, translating into MAYKPKPPVIPTDRTCPFDPDPEYRRLRAEEPISPVTFDIAPGRDDGWLVTRHDHVRAIMTDPRFSHRAELLALVASPPFEVEKYEPQPSGPGSFVRMDAPDHTRYRRLLTGFFTVRKIQEYEPTLAGIIDDVLDEMAGLQPPVDLLPAFVQKVVYRSVHSVMGVPEEDIAELDKHFSAIMRIDYTLEEFVEHNTALDQTLARVVKDLFAEPNDKLLGRLVKTGELTEEELANIAWITIGGALDTTPNMLGLGTFALLEHPEQLEKVRKQPELMERAVEELLRYLTISHMGASRVALEDVEIGGLTIEAGQTVVLSLPAANRDPEQFENPEVFDVTRPSRRHLAFGFGIHQCLGQHLARATLRIGFQKLFDRFPDLRLAADPQEIPLRDKAMHYGVYALPVTWG; encoded by the coding sequence ATGGCCTACAAGCCGAAACCACCAGTGATACCGACCGACCGCACCTGCCCCTTCGACCCCGATCCGGAGTACCGCCGGCTGCGCGCGGAGGAACCGATCAGCCCGGTCACCTTCGACATCGCGCCGGGCCGCGACGACGGCTGGCTGGTCACCCGGCATGACCATGTGCGGGCCATCATGACCGACCCTCGGTTCAGTCACCGCGCGGAGCTGCTGGCGCTCGTGGCGTCACCGCCGTTCGAGGTGGAGAAGTACGAGCCGCAGCCGTCGGGACCGGGCTCCTTCGTCCGGATGGACGCCCCGGACCACACGCGCTACCGGCGGCTGCTGACGGGCTTCTTCACGGTCCGCAAGATCCAGGAGTACGAGCCGACGCTGGCCGGGATCATCGACGACGTGCTCGACGAGATGGCCGGTCTCCAGCCGCCGGTGGATCTGCTGCCGGCGTTCGTGCAGAAGGTCGTGTACCGGTCGGTGCACTCGGTGATGGGTGTGCCGGAGGAGGACATCGCCGAGCTCGACAAGCACTTCTCGGCGATCATGCGGATCGACTACACGCTCGAGGAGTTCGTCGAACACAACACGGCGCTGGACCAGACGCTGGCCCGTGTGGTCAAGGACCTGTTCGCCGAGCCGAACGACAAGCTGCTCGGCAGGCTGGTCAAGACGGGTGAGCTGACCGAGGAGGAACTGGCGAACATCGCCTGGATCACCATCGGCGGCGCGCTGGACACCACGCCGAACATGCTGGGTCTCGGCACGTTCGCGCTGCTGGAGCATCCCGAGCAGCTGGAGAAGGTCCGCAAGCAGCCGGAGCTGATGGAGCGGGCGGTGGAGGAGCTGCTGCGCTATCTGACGATCTCCCACATGGGCGCGAGCCGGGTGGCGCTGGAGGACGTGGAGATCGGCGGACTGACCATCGAGGCCGGGCAGACCGTGGTGCTGTCCCTGCCGGCCGCCAACCGGGATCCGGAGCAGTTCGAGAACCCGGAGGTCTTCGACGTCACCCGGCCGTCCCGGCGCCACCTGGCGTTCGGCTTCGGCATCCACCAGTGCCTGGGGCAGCATCTGGCCCGGGCGACCCTGCGCATCGGCTTCCAGAAGCTCTTCGACCGCTTCCCGGACCTGCGGCTGGCGGCCGATCCGCAGGAGATCCCGCTGCGGGACAAGGCGATGCACTACGGCGTGTACGCGCTGCCCGTCACCTGGGGGTGA
- a CDS encoding ArnT family glycosyltransferase, producing MPPTARDEATHRDGGYRPPGATPRTRIPAGPSAATPLPPLAMLPVFALVCVTAALLLLTADRFGYFSDELYFLAAGRSPAWGYADQPPLLPLLAHALDTVSPGSLLVLRAPAAALTALGVLTAALTARELGGRRAAQLATAGAYAVSPVMLQMGHLLITATLDIFLTTVGVWLLVRWVRTRRDRLLPLLGLTAAVSLQVKFLSVGLWAVLFVALLLAGPRDLLRRPLLWASAAGALLTAVPGLLWQARAGWPQLAMTEVIAQEVAAEEGGRAMFLPTVLSAAGLAGAVLLCCGLGWLLVARRARPYRFLALTFAGLCACYLVVHGRPYYVAGLFAVLWAAGATALQGLRASRPRVWSTAVVYLMSAVLAVQVLPLYPVQRLSRSSADRLAMETVGWPDLAASVARVHRRLPADRRRRALLITDRYDQAGALDRFGPRLGLPRPYSGHRGYWYLRSPADDTATVVFVGADARSLGRFFTSVRRRGTVTNADRVHNLNWGTPIWVCEGLRRPWRTTWPLMSHLSAYSATR from the coding sequence ATGCCCCCCACAGCCCGGGACGAGGCGACCCACCGCGACGGCGGGTACCGGCCTCCCGGGGCCACCCCCCGTACCCGCATCCCCGCCGGACCGTCGGCGGCCACCCCGCTCCCACCCCTGGCCATGCTGCCGGTGTTCGCCCTCGTCTGCGTCACCGCGGCCCTGCTGTTGCTCACCGCGGACCGCTTCGGCTACTTCAGCGACGAGCTGTACTTCCTCGCCGCCGGCCGCAGCCCCGCCTGGGGATACGCCGACCAGCCGCCGTTGCTGCCGCTGCTGGCCCACGCCCTGGACACGGTGTCCCCCGGCTCGCTGCTGGTGCTGCGCGCACCGGCCGCGGCCCTCACCGCGCTCGGCGTGCTGACCGCGGCCCTGACGGCCCGGGAACTGGGCGGCCGACGCGCGGCCCAGCTCGCCACCGCAGGTGCGTACGCCGTCTCGCCGGTCATGCTGCAGATGGGCCATCTGCTCATCACCGCCACCCTGGACATCTTCCTGACCACGGTCGGCGTCTGGCTGCTGGTGCGCTGGGTCCGCACCCGGCGCGACCGGCTGCTGCCCCTGCTCGGCCTGACCGCCGCCGTCTCCCTCCAGGTCAAGTTCCTCAGCGTCGGCCTCTGGGCCGTGCTGTTCGTGGCCCTGCTCCTCGCGGGGCCCCGGGACCTGCTGCGCCGCCCGCTGCTGTGGGCCTCGGCGGCCGGAGCCCTGCTCACCGCAGTACCGGGACTGCTGTGGCAGGCCCGCGCCGGCTGGCCGCAACTGGCCATGACCGAGGTCATCGCACAGGAGGTCGCCGCCGAGGAGGGCGGCCGGGCGATGTTCCTGCCCACGGTCCTCTCGGCCGCCGGACTGGCCGGCGCGGTCCTCCTGTGCTGCGGGCTGGGATGGCTGCTGGTCGCGCGCCGGGCCCGCCCCTACCGGTTCCTCGCGCTGACCTTCGCCGGACTGTGCGCCTGTTACCTCGTCGTCCACGGACGGCCGTACTACGTCGCCGGGCTGTTCGCCGTCCTGTGGGCGGCCGGTGCCACAGCTCTGCAGGGTCTGCGCGCCTCCCGCCCGCGCGTGTGGTCGACGGCCGTGGTCTACCTGATGTCGGCGGTCCTGGCGGTGCAGGTACTGCCGCTCTACCCGGTCCAGCGGCTCTCCCGGTCCTCCGCCGACCGGCTGGCGATGGAAACCGTCGGCTGGCCCGACCTGGCCGCCTCGGTGGCCCGTGTCCACCGCCGGCTGCCCGCCGACCGGCGCCGCCGGGCCCTGCTGATCACCGACCGGTACGACCAGGCGGGCGCCCTCGACCGGTTCGGCCCGAGGCTCGGTCTGCCGCGGCCGTACAGCGGCCACCGCGGCTACTGGTACCTGCGCAGCCCGGCCGACGACACCGCGACCGTGGTCTTCGTCGGCGCCGACGCCCGCTCTCTGGGGCGGTTCTTCACCAGCGTGCGCCGGCGCGGCACGGTCACCAACGCGGACCGGGTGCACAACCTCAACTGGGGCACCCCCATCTGGGTCTGCGAGGGACTGCGCCGGCCCTGGCGCACGACGTGGCCCCTGATGTCCCACCTGAGCGCCTACTCGGCGACGCGGTAG
- a CDS encoding ABC transporter ATP-binding protein — protein MTAAIVADGVRKRYGDIQAVDGVSLHIEAGEFYGILGPNGAGKTTTLEILEGVREPDEGRIELFGESPWPRNPRLLRRIGVQFQASSFFDKLTTRETICLFASFYRVGVRQADAMLERVGLTEFGDVPADKLSGGQAQRLSIACGLVHDPEIVFLDEPTAGLDPQARRNLWDLLRDVNEEGRTLVLTTHYLDEAEMLCDRVSVMEKGRVLKTGAPAALIRELDDMVRVSVESGLVKADTLRGRLVAAGVDNAVVEDDGITLSIATHSPGPVLSVLADHRALRSLQVRGATLEDVFLQLTGREYRA, from the coding sequence ATGACGGCGGCGATCGTCGCGGACGGCGTCCGCAAGCGGTACGGGGACATCCAGGCCGTCGACGGAGTCTCGCTGCACATCGAGGCGGGCGAGTTCTACGGCATCCTGGGTCCCAACGGCGCGGGGAAGACGACCACTCTGGAGATTCTGGAGGGCGTCCGCGAGCCCGACGAGGGCCGGATCGAGCTGTTCGGCGAGAGCCCCTGGCCGCGCAATCCCAGGCTGTTGAGACGGATCGGCGTGCAGTTCCAGGCGTCGTCGTTCTTCGACAAGCTCACCACGCGCGAGACCATCTGCCTGTTCGCGTCCTTCTACCGGGTCGGTGTCCGGCAGGCCGACGCGATGCTGGAGCGGGTCGGCCTCACCGAGTTCGGCGACGTGCCGGCCGACAAGCTCTCCGGCGGCCAGGCGCAGCGGCTGTCGATCGCCTGCGGTCTGGTGCACGACCCGGAGATCGTCTTCCTGGACGAGCCCACCGCCGGTCTGGACCCGCAGGCCCGCCGCAATCTCTGGGACCTGCTGCGGGACGTCAACGAGGAGGGCCGCACCCTGGTCCTCACCACGCACTACCTGGACGAGGCCGAGATGCTCTGCGACCGGGTGTCGGTGATGGAGAAGGGCAGGGTGCTCAAGACGGGCGCGCCGGCGGCCCTGATCCGCGAGCTCGACGACATGGTGCGGGTGAGTGTGGAGTCCGGGCTGGTCAAGGCGGACACTCTGCGCGGCCGGCTGGTGGCGGCCGGGGTGGACAACGCGGTGGTGGAGGACGACGGGATCACGCTGTCGATCGCCACCCACTCCCCCGGGCCGGTGCTGTCGGTCCTGGCGGACCACCGGGCGCTGCGGAGCCTTCAGGTGCGTGGCGCCACTCTGGAGGACGTCTTCCTCCAGCTGACCGGACGGGAGTACCGCGCGTGA
- a CDS encoding ABC transporter permease, with protein sequence MSIDETSSRSPGTAAKAPAEQEKAAVKAGPGRKGPVKDRRLNPIRELARAMILSVLRDKGTIFFLMIFPILFLMLFGSLFKSDGTSHIKVAQVGEVQVLDSLTGAQRDQLSKAATITKVKSESAALEKVRQGDYDALVEQDGDAVVLRYSLADSVKGASARATLNAVLEQANLAATGMVAKYTLKASQVEDESVKPIQYLTPGLLGFAVATSAVFSTALTLVTLRRKKILQRMQLSPIRPWEVVAARISMTMLMALTQTALFLAVATLPYFGLQLTGNWWLVVPLVVCGTLALMSLGLLIGSLTKTEESAGGLAQLLVLPMSLLSGSFFSLDSAPEWVRAVAYVMPLHYLVEGGESVLSRGGGVVDVLPTMGGMLAFAAVVTGVTLRFFKWNEG encoded by the coding sequence GTGAGCATCGACGAGACGTCCTCTCGCTCCCCCGGAACGGCCGCGAAGGCCCCGGCGGAGCAGGAGAAGGCGGCGGTCAAGGCCGGTCCGGGCCGCAAGGGCCCGGTCAAGGACAGACGGCTGAACCCGATACGCGAGCTGGCCCGGGCGATGATCCTGAGCGTCCTGCGGGACAAGGGCACGATCTTCTTCCTGATGATCTTCCCCATCCTGTTCCTGATGCTGTTCGGCTCGTTGTTCAAGAGCGACGGGACCTCGCACATCAAGGTGGCCCAGGTCGGCGAGGTGCAAGTGCTCGACTCGCTCACCGGTGCCCAGCGGGACCAGCTGTCCAAGGCCGCCACGATCACCAAGGTGAAGAGCGAGTCGGCGGCGCTGGAGAAGGTGCGCCAGGGGGACTACGACGCACTGGTCGAGCAGGACGGTGACGCCGTCGTGCTGCGCTACAGCCTGGCCGACTCGGTGAAGGGGGCTTCGGCCCGTGCGACCCTGAACGCGGTGCTGGAGCAGGCGAACCTGGCCGCGACCGGCATGGTCGCCAAGTACACGCTGAAGGCCAGTCAGGTCGAGGACGAATCGGTCAAGCCCATCCAGTACCTGACCCCCGGTCTGCTGGGCTTCGCCGTCGCCACCAGCGCGGTGTTCAGCACCGCCCTGACGCTGGTGACGCTGCGCCGCAAGAAGATCCTCCAGCGGATGCAGCTGTCGCCGATCCGCCCCTGGGAGGTGGTGGCCGCCCGTATCTCCATGACCATGCTCATGGCACTCACGCAGACGGCTCTGTTCCTGGCGGTGGCGACCCTGCCGTACTTCGGTCTCCAGCTGACCGGCAACTGGTGGCTGGTGGTGCCGTTGGTGGTGTGCGGGACGCTGGCCCTGATGTCGCTGGGCCTGCTCATCGGCTCGCTCACCAAGACCGAGGAGTCCGCGGGCGGTCTCGCTCAGTTGCTGGTGCTGCCGATGTCGCTGCTGTCCGGATCGTTCTTCTCGCTGGACAGCGCCCCGGAGTGGGTGAGGGCGGTCGCGTACGTGATGCCGCTGCACTACCTCGTGGAAGGCGGAGAGTCGGTGCTCAGCCGGGGCGGCGGGGTGGTGGACGTGCTGCCCACGATGGGCGGCATGCTGGCCTTCGCCGCCGTGGTGACCGGGGTGACGCTGCGGTTCTTCAAGTGGAACGAAGGGTGA